Proteins encoded together in one Deinococcus irradiatisoli window:
- a CDS encoding glucose-6-phosphate dehydrogenase assembly protein OpcA, which translates to MTATTLRSLGPLPTSVRGAQRTLDELWAQTDIETRAYTGNIIALTSLHHQARIQEALAGLDGRYAGRQIIAVMEPASSGRMSIDAQLVPQQGLYIERLTLLASPGQLRGAILPLLRPATVNHVWWASDDPPGGPLLRELTDIADQVIADSLRLDIPPARNYALADLGWSRSAAWREALAQVFDSKDAAAVLSRVDHLKVWSGGRNDRAARLFAAWVASTLGWPDLRAVTFVKGDCERQHGDLCGIELGGPGVSFLLKASGKEAVRVTVKFDHVNRKTSVMVPSMTLAEGLGRVMARPERGSVFEAAWKLARASLNEAAPTQGGTA; encoded by the coding sequence ATGACTGCCACCACGCTTCGGTCGCTCGGTCCGCTGCCCACCAGCGTGCGCGGTGCCCAGCGCACCCTGGACGAACTCTGGGCGCAGACCGACATCGAAACCCGCGCCTACACCGGCAACATCATCGCGCTGACCTCACTCCACCACCAGGCCCGCATTCAGGAAGCGCTGGCCGGGCTCGACGGGCGCTACGCCGGGCGCCAGATCATCGCCGTGATGGAACCGGCCAGCTCCGGGCGCATGAGCATCGACGCCCAGCTGGTGCCGCAGCAGGGCCTCTACATCGAGCGCCTCACGCTGCTGGCGAGCCCCGGTCAGCTGCGCGGCGCGATTTTGCCGCTGCTGCGCCCGGCCACCGTCAATCACGTCTGGTGGGCTTCGGACGATCCGCCCGGCGGCCCGCTGCTGCGCGAACTCACCGACATCGCCGATCAGGTCATCGCCGACAGCTTGCGGCTGGACATTCCGCCGGCCCGCAACTACGCCCTGGCCGATCTGGGCTGGTCGCGCTCGGCGGCGTGGCGTGAAGCGCTGGCGCAGGTGTTCGACAGCAAGGACGCCGCCGCTGTGCTGAGTCGGGTCGACCACCTCAAGGTCTGGTCGGGCGGACGCAATGACCGCGCCGCGCGGCTCTTCGCCGCCTGGGTCGCCTCGACCCTGGGCTGGCCGGACCTCCGCGCCGTGACCTTCGTCAAGGGCGACTGCGAGCGGCAGCACGGCGACCTGTGCGGCATCGAACTCGGCGGGCCGGGGGTCAGCTTTCTGCTGAAGGCCAGCGGCAAGGAAGCGGTGCGGGTAACGGTCAAGTTCGACCACGTCAACCGCAAGACCTCGGTGATGGTGCCGAGCATGACCCTGGCCGAGGGCCTGGGCCGGGTGATGGCCCGCCCCGAGCGCGGCAGCGTCTTCGAGGCGGCCTGGAAACTGGCCCGCGCCAGCTTGAACGAAGCGGCGCCGACCCAGGGCGGGACGGCATGA
- a CDS encoding DUF47 domain-containing protein, which produces MVLSRFMPRNEKFGELFAASARNAQQTAEALIVLLGASGDLGPHAARLRDLEHAGDTLAAQVTQMLADSFIVPFDREDIIALNAELDDLTDFIEEAGRKLWLYRVSPTPAMRQLAEVVAKQCEVLSRGMPLIEDKKRIPELSALAREVRALEDEGDRISDAAQAALYDGVDEVRQMVQAMRTGEILSLLEDASDQAQRVAKTVENILLKNA; this is translated from the coding sequence ATGGTTTTGTCACGCTTCATGCCCCGCAACGAAAAATTCGGTGAACTCTTCGCCGCCTCGGCCCGCAACGCCCAGCAGACCGCCGAGGCTTTGATCGTCCTGCTCGGCGCCTCCGGCGATCTGGGCCCCCACGCCGCCCGCCTGCGCGACCTGGAGCACGCCGGCGATACCCTGGCCGCCCAGGTCACCCAGATGCTGGCCGATTCGTTCATCGTGCCGTTCGACCGCGAGGACATCATCGCCCTGAACGCCGAACTCGACGACCTGACCGACTTCATCGAGGAGGCCGGGCGCAAGCTGTGGCTCTACCGCGTCTCGCCCACGCCCGCCATGCGCCAGCTGGCCGAGGTGGTCGCCAAGCAGTGCGAGGTGCTCTCGCGCGGCATGCCGCTGATCGAGGACAAGAAGCGCATTCCCGAACTCAGCGCCCTGGCCCGCGAGGTCCGCGCCCTGGAAGACGAGGGCGACCGGATCAGCGACGCGGCGCAGGCGGCCCTCTACGACGGGGTCGATGAGGTGCGCCAGATGGTGCAGGCCATGCGGACCGGTGAAATCCTCTCGCTGCTGGAAGACGCCTCGGACCAGGCGCAGCGGGTGGCCAAGACCGTCGAAAACATTCTCCTGAAAAACGCCTGA
- the pgl gene encoding 6-phosphogluconolactonase: MKVQVFRTPQDTAAAAAEAFAEAARRAVAERGAFHVALSGGSTPKLMYAALRDMKVPWQRVHIYFSDERTVAPDDEQSNYHTAKVGLLDFVPVPAEQVHRLKGELDPAQAAREYAALLPAQLDVVLLGMGDDGHTASLFPGTDGLQQGGRVIANEVPQQFTWRLSFTFEEINAARERWLLVTGAAKAPVLAQVARGEGDFPVARVHDPVWYLDAAAAAELPKSGRRAQS; this comes from the coding sequence ATGAAGGTGCAGGTTTTCCGCACGCCGCAGGACACCGCTGCCGCCGCCGCCGAAGCGTTCGCCGAGGCGGCGCGGCGAGCGGTGGCCGAGCGCGGCGCCTTTCACGTGGCCCTCTCGGGCGGCAGCACTCCCAAGCTGATGTACGCGGCGCTGCGCGACATGAAGGTGCCCTGGCAGCGCGTCCACATCTACTTCAGCGACGAGCGCACCGTCGCCCCCGACGACGAGCAGAGCAACTACCACACCGCTAAAGTGGGCCTGCTCGACTTCGTGCCGGTGCCGGCGGAGCAGGTTCACCGCCTCAAGGGCGAACTCGATCCGGCCCAGGCAGCCCGCGAATACGCCGCATTGCTGCCGGCCCAGCTCGATGTGGTGCTGCTGGGCATGGGCGACGACGGGCACACCGCCAGCCTGTTTCCCGGCACCGACGGGCTGCAACAGGGCGGGCGGGTGATCGCCAACGAAGTGCCGCAGCAGTTCACCTGGCGGCTGAGCTTTACCTTTGAGGAAATCAACGCCGCCCGCGAGCGCTGGCTGCTGGTTACCGGGGCGGCCAAAGCGCCGGTGCTGGCCCAGGTGGCGCGCGGCGAGGGCGACTTTCCGGTGGCGCGGGTGCACGACCCGGTCTGGTATCTGGACGCGGCCGCCGCCGCGGAACTGCCAAAATCCGGCCGCCGCGCCCAGAGCTGA
- a CDS encoding inorganic phosphate transporter, giving the protein MTTALLALIGIIALALVFDFINGFHDTANAIATSVATKVLTPAQAILMAAVLNVVGALTGTAVAKTVYKDIVSPDVASLTLVAAALVSAIIWNLLTWWRGIPSSSSHALVFSLVGAGLAAGGWQAIIPKGVNKTLAGLVTSPVLGFIIPIVLMFLIVWLVARRMRPRTVTRVFGRLQILSAAFMAYSHGGNDAQKTMGIMTLAVSAYLGTQLGTVPLWIILAAASAMGLGTAIGGWRIIKTMGFGVVELRPIDGFVAEMSAAAIIEGASALGIPVSTTHVISTSIMGVGATKGFKAVRWQVAGRIVAAWIITLPTCTALGWLCMKAAQLF; this is encoded by the coding sequence ATGACCACCGCCCTGCTCGCCCTCATCGGCATCATCGCCCTGGCGCTGGTGTTCGATTTTATCAACGGCTTTCACGACACCGCCAACGCCATCGCCACCTCGGTGGCGACCAAGGTGCTGACCCCCGCCCAGGCCATTCTGATGGCCGCCGTGCTCAACGTCGTCGGCGCCCTGACCGGCACGGCGGTCGCCAAGACCGTCTACAAGGACATCGTGTCGCCGGACGTGGCCTCGCTGACCCTGGTGGCCGCGGCGCTGGTGAGCGCCATCATCTGGAACCTGCTGACCTGGTGGCGCGGCATTCCCAGCAGCAGCAGTCACGCGCTGGTGTTCAGCTTGGTGGGCGCGGGCCTGGCGGCCGGCGGCTGGCAAGCCATCATTCCGAAAGGCGTCAACAAAACGCTGGCCGGGCTGGTAACGTCGCCGGTGCTGGGCTTCATCATTCCGATCGTGCTGATGTTTCTGATCGTCTGGCTCGTCGCCCGGCGCATGCGGCCCCGTACCGTCACGCGGGTGTTCGGCAGACTGCAGATCCTCTCTGCGGCGTTCATGGCCTACAGCCACGGCGGCAACGACGCCCAGAAAACCATGGGCATCATGACCCTGGCGGTCTCGGCCTACCTGGGCACACAGCTCGGCACCGTGCCGCTGTGGATCATTCTGGCGGCGGCCAGTGCCATGGGCCTGGGCACGGCCATCGGCGGCTGGCGGATCATCAAGACCATGGGCTTCGGGGTGGTGGAACTGCGGCCCATCGACGGCTTCGTGGCCGAGATGAGCGCGGCGGCCATCATCGAGGGAGCCAGCGCCCTGGGCATTCCGGTCAGCACCACCCACGTCATCTCGACCAGCATCATGGGGGTCGGCGCCACCAAGGGCTTCAAGGCGGTGCGCTGGCAGGTTGCCGGGCGCATCGTCGCCGCCTGGATCATCACCTTGCCGACCTGCACGGCGCTGGGCTGGCTGTGCATGAAAGCGGCCCAGCTCTTCTGA